One Terriglobales bacterium DNA segment encodes these proteins:
- a CDS encoding AraC family transcriptional regulator, with the protein LFRELCSSYLFQILILYLRRSDRPAAKDEAPTERKMDGVITDAVSRQVLDLIRTQRAQELDLQQIANSLGLSNRSVHRHFKDSMGMPPMRYLLQYRVEKAKDLIRYSDYALKEIAELTGFKTIHHFTRVFREVTGVPPAAWRRKYCQGICKDVFIDPDFSSVMWMPNHSGK; encoded by the coding sequence GCTATTTCGTGAATTGTGCAGCAGTTATTTGTTCCAGATCCTGATCCTCTATTTGCGGCGGAGCGATCGGCCTGCGGCAAAGGATGAAGCCCCCACCGAGCGAAAAATGGATGGCGTCATCACCGATGCCGTAAGCCGGCAGGTTCTCGATCTCATCCGCACGCAGCGCGCCCAGGAATTAGACCTGCAACAGATTGCCAACTCGCTGGGGTTATCGAACCGCAGTGTCCACCGGCATTTCAAAGACAGCATGGGCATGCCGCCTATGCGCTACCTGCTGCAATACCGCGTGGAAAAAGCCAAAGACCTGATCCGTTATTCCGACTACGCGCTCAAAGAGATTGCCGAACTGACCGGATTCAAAACCATCCATCATTTCACCCGCGTCTTCCGCGAAGTGACAGGCGTTCCCCCGGCGGCCTGGCGACGCAAGTATTGCCAGGGCATCTGCAAAGACGTATTCATTGACCCTGATTTCTCAAGCGTCATGTGGATGCCCAACCACTCGGGTAAATAA